From Salvia splendens isolate huo1 chromosome 3, SspV2, whole genome shotgun sequence, a single genomic window includes:
- the LOC121796536 gene encoding uncharacterized protein LOC121796536 translates to MCRDEQMFTSYYESLCRQQQPEQEAGQQWSAEPETEPQGSGQQTSKGSGGSKKRRKFSPVVEKRNSSDTNPLYEQETVDELQDLQDLEDLEGLRRKGIKYTPFKLTNELPTWKPGDFFKDRDFSYQVIRQYEIMIRQLVHVSKNDGKRLRAICKGQTCEWYVYTRKIETHNNTDFVVVNMQRDHAHTCSQVLDQRWPTSKWLAERYMEKIKANPHIPLAAIRQCVDEEFGLKVGRMKAYRARDSALEGIFGKTGHQYRRLFDYKAELEQTHLNSSVHIHYENFRDPEAVGPRLLRFYCCLEPLKNCWMHFYRPIIFLDACFLRGMYKGQLMTAMGIDPNNGWWPIAWAVTEAESYAQWKWFLGYLAEDLHIHENAPRYVFMSDQQKVRVM, encoded by the coding sequence ATGTGTCGAGATGAACAGATGTTTACCTCATACTACGAGTCGTTATGTCGGCAACAACAACCGGAACAGGAAGCGGGACAACAGTGGAGTGCGGAGCCGGAGACCGAACCACAAGGGTCTGGACAGCAGACTAGTAAAGGCAGCGGAGGGTCCAAGAAAAGGCGAAAGTTTTCCCCTGTGGTGGAAAAAAGGAACTCGTCGGATACAAACCCACTATACGAGCAAGAAACAGTGGATGAGCTACAAGATCTACAAGATCTAGAGGATTTGGAAGGGTTGCGTAGAAAGGGTATCAAGTACACCCCATTCAAGCTGACCAATGAGCTTCCAACTTGGAAGCCTGGTGATTTTTTTAAGGATCGAGATTTCTCCTATCAAGTCATTCGCCAGTACGAGATAATGATCAGACAGCTTGTACATGTATCAAAAAATGATGGCAAGAGACTTCGTGCCATTTGTAAAGGCCAGACATGCGAATGGTATGTGTATACAAGGAAGATCGAAACTCACAACAATACCGATTTTGTGGTAGTGAATATGCAGAGAGATCATGCTCACACGTGCTCGCAAGTGTTGGATCAGAGATGGCCCACGTCCAAGTGGCTAGCTGAGCGTTACATGGAGAAAATCAAAGCGAATCCCCACATTCCATTGGCAGCTATACGGCAGTGTGTGGATGAGGAGTTCGGGCTGAAAGTTGGTAGGATGAAGGCATATCGCGCAAGAGACAGTGCATTAGAAGGTATCTTTGGCAAGACGGGCCACCAATACCGGAGACTGTTCGACTACAAAGCTGAATTGGAACAGACACACCTCAATTCGAGTGTGCATATACACTACGAGAACTTCAGGGATCCTGAAGCTGTAGGCCCGAGATTGTTGAGGTTTTATTGTTGCCTCGAGCCTTTGAAAAATTGTTGGATGCATTTTTACCGTCCAATTATCTTCTTGGATGCCTGTTTCTTGAGAGGTATGTACAAAGGCCAACTTATGACGGCCATGGGAATTGACCCAAACAACGGTTGGTGGCCTATTGCGTGGGCGGTGACTGAGGCTGAGAGCTATGCTCAGTGGAAATGGTTCCTCGGCTACCTAGCAGAGGACCTTCACATACATGAGAATGCCCCAAGATACGTCTTCATGTCTGATCAGCAAAAGGTACGAGTAATGTGA